One Scleropages formosus chromosome 8, fSclFor1.1, whole genome shotgun sequence DNA window includes the following coding sequences:
- the kmo gene encoding kynurenine 3-monooxygenase translates to MEQERAGTPVVTIVGGGLVGALNASFFAKRGFQVQLYESREDIRKAKIVRGRSINLALSHRGREALKHIGMEEKIVSKGIPMKARMIHSLSGKRSPIPYGKKDQYILSVDRANLNKELLTAAERYPNATLNFGHKLLAWTIDCGTMTFQGPGGEEVQVNADFVVGCDGAFSVVRRQFLRQSRFNYSQTYIPHGYMELTMPPLDGQFALAPNFLHIWPRNTFMMIALPNLDKTFTCTLFMPFDEFDKITTGEQVLDLFQTYFPDAVPLIGADALKRDYFRLPAQAMVSVKCSPYHIGDSCVLMGDAAHAMVPFYGQGMNAGFEDCLVFDELMDQLNDDFGAVLPEFSRVRVPDAQAIVDLAMYNYIEMRAHVNSRWFRFRKHLDNFLHFLMPTTMIPLYTMVTFTRTRYHEALKRWHWQNKVINRGIFLCCVTLAIGGTSTVIKHLPQHPSVLLEHLRSRVLALKKF, encoded by the exons ATGGAACAGGAGCGTGCAGGGACCCCCGTGGTCACCATAGTGGGAGGTGGTCTG GTTGGGGCTTTGAATGCCTCCTTCTTCGCCAAAAGAGGGTTTCAAGTGCAGCTCTATGAGTCTCGTGAAG ATATTCGAAAGGCTAAAATTGTACGTGGCAGGAGTATAAACCTGGCACTGTCCCATCGAGGACGTGAAGCCCTGAAGCACATCGGAATGGAGGAGAAG ATTGTTTCAAAGGGGATCCCCATGAAGGCCCGGATGATCCACTCTCTCAGCGGGAAGCGGTCACCTATTCCTTATGGAAAGAAAGACCAG TACATCCTGTCTGTGGACCGAGCCAACCTCAATAAGGAGCTGCTAACAG CGGCGGAGAGGTACCCCAACGCCACACTGAACTTTGGACACAAGCTGCTGGCCTGGACAATAGATTGTGGGACAATGACCTTCCAGGG GCCGGGGGGCGAAGAGGTGCAGGTCAACGCCGACTTCGTTGTGGGCTGCGACGGGGCCTTCTCCGTCGTCAGGAGGCAGTTCCTCCGTCAGAGCCGCTTCAACTACAGCCAGACGTACATTCCCCACGGATACATGGAGCTCACGATGCCCCCCCTCGACGGTCAG TTTGCTCTCGCTCCCAACTTCTTGCACATCTGGCCCCGGAACACATTCATGATGATTGCTCTGCCAAACCTG GACAAGACGTTCACCTGCACCCTCTTCATGCCTTTCGATGAGTTTGACAAAATTACCACGGGAGAGCAGGTCCTGGATCTTTTCCAGACATATTTCCCGGATGCCGTCCCCTTAATTGGAGC AGATGCCCTCAAGAGGGACTACTTCCGCTTGCCAGCCCAGGCCATGGTCTCCGTCAAGTGCTCTCCGTACCACATAGGTGACAGCTGTGTCCTGATGGGGGACGCCGCCCATGCCATGGTGCCCTTCTACGGCCAGGGCATGAATGCG GGGTTCGAGGACTGTCTGGTTTTCGATGAATTAATGGATCAGCTCAATGATGATTTCG GTGCCGTCCTTCCCGAGTTCTCCAGAGTCAGAGTACCAGACGCCCAAGCCATCGTTGATCTTGCCATGTACAACTACATCGAG ATGCGGGCGCATGTCAACTCCAGGTGGTTTCGCTTCCGGAAACATCTCgataattttcttcatttcctcatgCCGACTACAATGATCCCATTGTACACCATG GTAACATTCACCAGGACCAGGTACCATGAAGCACTGAAACGCTGGCACTGGCAGAACAAA GTCATCAACAGAGGTATATTTCTGTGCTGTGTCACCTTGGCGATTGGGGGAACCTCCACAGTCATCAAacacctccctcagcatcccAGTGTCCTCCTGGAGCATCTCCGAAGCCGAGTTCTGGCCCTCAAGAAATTCTGA
- the opn3 gene encoding opsin-3, with product MSSANDTPRAPESHLESECEFASACASHRQQHEQQLEQLEQQQQQQHVFAASTYRLLAVTVGTIGLVGFCNNVLVLLLFYRFKRLRTPTNLLLLNISVSDLLVSVVGVHFTFVSCIRGGWTWNAATCVWDGFSNSLFGIVSIMTLCTLAYERYIRVVHAKVVDFPWVCRAITHIWLYSLVWTGAPLLGWNRYTLEIHRLGCSLDWASKDPNDASFILFFFLACFFVPVGIMAYCYGNILYTVRMLRSIEDLQTVQVIKILRYEKKVAAMFLLMISCFLICWTPYAVVSMLEAFCKKKVITPAISIIPSFFAKSSTAYNPLIYTFMSRKFRRCLLQLLGSRLARLQRSIKERPLARADHPIRPIVMSQRAADRPKKRVTFSSSSIVFIITGNESDQLDMIPRWSKPDVNVIQVRPL from the exons ATGAGTTCCGCGAACGACACGCCGCGGGCGcccgagtcccacttggagtccGAGTGCGAGTTCGCGTCCGCGTGCGCGAGCCACCGGCAGCAGCAcgagcagcagctggagcagctggagcagcagcagcagcagcagcacgtgtTCGCCGCGAGCACCTACAGGCTGCTCGCCGTCACCGTGGGGACCATCGGGCTCGTGGGCTTCTGCAACAACGTGctcgtgctgctgctcttctacCGCTTCAAGCGGCTCCGCACCCCCACCAACCTGCTGCTGCTCAACATCAGCGTGAGCGACCTGCTCGTGTCCGTCGTGGGCGTCCACTTCACCTTCGTGTCCTGCATCAGAGGGGGGTGGACGTGGAACGCGGCGACGTGCGTGTGGGACGGATTCAGCAACAGCCTCTTCg GCATCGTGTCCATCATGACTCTGTGCACCTTGGCCTACGAGCGCTACATACGGGTTGTGCACGCCAAGGTGGTTGACTTCCCCTGGGTCTGCAGAGCCATCACACACATCTGGCTCTACTCACTAGTCTGGACCGGGGCCCCGCTGCTCGGCTGGAACCGCTATACCCTGGAGATCCACCGCCTGGGCTGCTCCCTGGACTGGGCTTCTAAGGACCCCAATGATGCTTccttcatcctcttcttcttcttggcctGTTTCTTTGTGCCAGTAGGGATCATGGCTTACTGCTACGGGAATATCCTGTACACTGTGAGAATG CTTCGGTCCATTGAGGACCTTCAGACAGTCCAGGTGATAAAGATCCTTCGTTACGAGAAGAAGGTGGCCGCCATGTTTCTGCTCATGATCTCCTGCTTCCTCATCTGCTGGACACCCTACGCCGTGGTGTCCATGCTGGAGGCCTTCTGCAAAAAGAAAGTCATCACACCGGCCATCTCCATCATCCCCTCCTTTTTTGCCAAGTCCAGCACGGCGTACAACCCTCTCATCTACACCTTCATGAGCAGAAAG TTCCGCCGCTGCTTGCTGCAACTGCTCGGCTCCCGCCTGGCTCGGCTGCAGCGCAGCATCAAGGAGCGACCCCTAGCCCGCGCCGATCATCCCATCCGCCCCATTGTCATGTCCCAGCGGGCTGCAGACCGTCCAAAGAAGAGAGTGACCTTCAGCTCCTCCTCTATCGTTTTCATCATCACCGGCAACGAAAGCGACCAGCTGGACATGATCCCCAGGTGGTCCAAACCAGACGTCAACGTCATCCAAGTGAGGCCCCTGTAA